A single genomic interval of Sebastes umbrosus isolate fSebUmb1 chromosome 11, fSebUmb1.pri, whole genome shotgun sequence harbors:
- the cspg5a gene encoding chondroitin sulfate proteoglycan 5 isoform X11, whose protein sequence is MQRKEASFFCTGCWRVVLLSCVMALHLIPLSVHGNVGTNTTEPDSVANVTSLLSEEEGPVKVNEVVVAVTGISTSASPDTVTQRAGRIPRAGEEDEQSSGMFGETVVPALEEVGVAAPPQLSPDSAETEHLLPSNPRGSDVMDVSEEEEEDEERLPHTDPPWIHAKDTAVFDLDRLFTTTAQPSAPTNPSNPDVLHVDFFDPSSRGRGLDLAPPSPSSLAHELQGGDPTSWAMPDNYDYLTPYEDGVSPTADEYTYSTTTDAYESDEDLRLSAGSPARSKPRGPGSGPLIPGAALPGAGAPVPNVPVAAPPVASPVDGSDGMGGCRVGYQMVNGSCRSPCDMLPNYCFNGGQCYLLEGMGVFCRCNVQDYIWHKGARCESVVTEFQVMCLAVGASALVVLLLFMIIVCFAKKLHVLKTENKKLRKRRKP, encoded by the exons gaaACGTGGGGACCAATACCACCGAACCGGACAGTGTGGCCAATGTTACCTCCCTGCTTAGCGAGGAGGAGGGGCCTGTCAAGGTCAATGAGGTCGTCGTCGCGGTAACCGGGATAAGCACCTCAGCCAGTCCAGACACTGTGACCCAGAGGGCGGGCCGGATCCCCCGTGCCGGCGAGGAGGACGAGCAGAGCAGCGGCATGTTCGGTGAAACGGTGGTCCCTGCGTTGGAGGAAGTGGGCGTGGCAGCCCCGCCCCAGCTCAGCCCTGATTCGGCTGAGACGGAGCACCTGCTGCCGAGCAACCCACGCGGATCGGACGTCATGGACgtcagcgaggaggaggaggaggatgaggagcgTCTGCCGCACACCGACCCGCCTTGGATCCACGCCAAGGACACAGCCGTGTTTGACCTGGATCGCCTCTTCACCACCACCGCCCAGCCCTCGGCCCCCACCAACCCCTCCAACCCCGACGTCCTCCACGTGGACTTCTTCGACCCCTCCTCTCGTGGTCGCGGCCTTGACCTAGCCCCGCCCTCTCCTTCATCACTGGCCCATGAGCTGCAGGGAGGCGACCCGACCTCCTGGGCGATGCCGGACAACTACGACTACCTCACACCCTACGAGGATGGCGTGTCCCCCACCGCTGACGAGTACACCTACAGCACCACGACCGACGCCTACGAGAGCGACGAAGACCTCCGGCTCTCCGCTGGGTCTCCGGCTCGCTCCAAGCCCCGGGGCCCAGGGTCTGGCCCCCTCATCCCTGGGGCGGCACTTCCTGGTGCGGGAGCTCCGGTACCAAACGTCCCTGTGGCGGCTCCTCCAGTGGCCTCACCGGTGGACGGGTCAGACGGGATGGGCGGATGTCGCGTGGGCTACCAGATGGTGAACGGAAGTTGCCGCTCGCCCTGCGACATGCTGCCCAACTACTGCTTCAACGGGGGACAGTGTTACCTGCTGGAGGGCATGGGAGTCTTCTGCAG ATGTAACGTCCAGGATTACATCTGGCACAAGGGTGCTCGCTGCGAGTCGGTGGTGACCGAGTTCCAGGTGATGTGTCTGGCTGTGGGCGCCTCGGCTCTGGTGGTCCTGCTGCTCTTCATGATCATCGTCTGCTTCGCCAAGAAGCTCCACGTGCTCAAGACGGAGAACAAGAAGCTGCGCAAGCGCAG AAAACCATGA
- the cspg5a gene encoding chondroitin sulfate proteoglycan 5 isoform X2 gives MQRKEASFFCTGCWRVVLLSCVMALHLIPLSVHGNVGTNTTEPDSVANVTSLLSEEEGPVKVNEVVVAVTGISTSASPDTVTQRAGRIPRAGEEDEQSSGMFGETVVPALEEVGVAAPPQLSPDSAETEHLLPSNPRGSDVMDVSEEEEEDEERLPHTDPPWIHAKDTAVFDLDRLFTTTAQPSAPTNPSNPDVLHVDFFDPSSRGRGLDLAPPSPSSLAHELQGGDPTSWAMPDNYDYLTPYEDGVSPTADEYTYSTTTDAYESDEDLRLSAGSPARSKPRGPGSGPLIPGAALPGAGAPVPNVPVAAPPVASPVDGSDGMGGCRVGYQMVNGSCRSPCDMLPNYCFNGGQCYLLEGMGVFCRCNVQDYIWHKGARCESVVTEFQVMCLAVGASALVVLLLFMIIVCFAKKLHVLKTENKKLRKRSKYRPSSEQHNDNFSLSTIAEGSHPNVRKLCDTPPNVPHARALAYYDNIICQDDPNSQNKLEDPVKAPPKEDDSLNIHNSLTPKHENHKVLGEENSSEVNSLQNNMM, from the exons gaaACGTGGGGACCAATACCACCGAACCGGACAGTGTGGCCAATGTTACCTCCCTGCTTAGCGAGGAGGAGGGGCCTGTCAAGGTCAATGAGGTCGTCGTCGCGGTAACCGGGATAAGCACCTCAGCCAGTCCAGACACTGTGACCCAGAGGGCGGGCCGGATCCCCCGTGCCGGCGAGGAGGACGAGCAGAGCAGCGGCATGTTCGGTGAAACGGTGGTCCCTGCGTTGGAGGAAGTGGGCGTGGCAGCCCCGCCCCAGCTCAGCCCTGATTCGGCTGAGACGGAGCACCTGCTGCCGAGCAACCCACGCGGATCGGACGTCATGGACgtcagcgaggaggaggaggaggatgaggagcgTCTGCCGCACACCGACCCGCCTTGGATCCACGCCAAGGACACAGCCGTGTTTGACCTGGATCGCCTCTTCACCACCACCGCCCAGCCCTCGGCCCCCACCAACCCCTCCAACCCCGACGTCCTCCACGTGGACTTCTTCGACCCCTCCTCTCGTGGTCGCGGCCTTGACCTAGCCCCGCCCTCTCCTTCATCACTGGCCCATGAGCTGCAGGGAGGCGACCCGACCTCCTGGGCGATGCCGGACAACTACGACTACCTCACACCCTACGAGGATGGCGTGTCCCCCACCGCTGACGAGTACACCTACAGCACCACGACCGACGCCTACGAGAGCGACGAAGACCTCCGGCTCTCCGCTGGGTCTCCGGCTCGCTCCAAGCCCCGGGGCCCAGGGTCTGGCCCCCTCATCCCTGGGGCGGCACTTCCTGGTGCGGGAGCTCCGGTACCAAACGTCCCTGTGGCGGCTCCTCCAGTGGCCTCACCGGTGGACGGGTCAGACGGGATGGGCGGATGTCGCGTGGGCTACCAGATGGTGAACGGAAGTTGCCGCTCGCCCTGCGACATGCTGCCCAACTACTGCTTCAACGGGGGACAGTGTTACCTGCTGGAGGGCATGGGAGTCTTCTGCAG ATGTAACGTCCAGGATTACATCTGGCACAAGGGTGCTCGCTGCGAGTCGGTGGTGACCGAGTTCCAGGTGATGTGTCTGGCTGTGGGCGCCTCGGCTCTGGTGGTCCTGCTGCTCTTCATGATCATCGTCTGCTTCGCCAAGAAGCTCCACGTGCTCAAGACGGAGAACAAGAAGCTGCGCAAGCGCAG TAAGTACCGGCCTTCATCGGAGCAGCACAATGATAATTTCTCGCTGTCCACCATCGCTGAGGGCTCCCACCCAAATGTAAGGAAACTGTGCGACACCCCTCCTAACGTCCCTCATGCCCGTGCATTGGCTTACTATGATAACATTATCTGTCAG GATGATCCTAATTCCCAGAACAAGCTGGAGGACCCGGTGAAGGCCCCGCCCAAGGAGGACGACTCCCTCAACATCCACAACTCTCTGACCCCCAAACACGAGAACCACAAGGTCCTGGGCGAGGAGAACTCCTCGGAGGTAAACTCACTGCAGAACAACATgatgtga
- the cspg5a gene encoding chondroitin sulfate proteoglycan 5 isoform X6 — MQRKEASFFCTGCWRVVLLSCVMALHLIPLSVHGNVGTNTTEPDSVANVTSLLSEEEGPVKVNEVVVAVTGISTSASPDTVTQRAGRIPRAGEEDEQSSGMFGETVVPALEEVGVAAPPQLSPDSAETEHLLPSNPRGSDVMDVSEEEEEDEERLPHTDPPWIHAKDTAVFDLDRLFTTTAQPSAPTNPSNPDVLHVDFFDPSSRGRGLDLAPPSPSSLAHELQGGDPTSWAMPDNYDYLTPYEDGVSPTADEYTYSTTTDAYESDEDLRLSAGSPARSKPRGPGSGPLIPGAALPGAGAPVPNVPVAAPPVASPVDGSDGMGGCRVGYQMVNGSCRSPCDMLPNYCFNGGQCYLLEGMGVFCRCNVQDYIWHKGARCESVVTEFQVMCLAVGASALVVLLLFMIIVCFAKKLHVLKTENKKLRKRSKYRPSSEQHNDNFSLSTIAEGSHPNDDPNSQNKLEDPVKAPPKEDDSLNIHNSLTPKHENHKVLGEENSSEVNSLQNNMM; from the exons gaaACGTGGGGACCAATACCACCGAACCGGACAGTGTGGCCAATGTTACCTCCCTGCTTAGCGAGGAGGAGGGGCCTGTCAAGGTCAATGAGGTCGTCGTCGCGGTAACCGGGATAAGCACCTCAGCCAGTCCAGACACTGTGACCCAGAGGGCGGGCCGGATCCCCCGTGCCGGCGAGGAGGACGAGCAGAGCAGCGGCATGTTCGGTGAAACGGTGGTCCCTGCGTTGGAGGAAGTGGGCGTGGCAGCCCCGCCCCAGCTCAGCCCTGATTCGGCTGAGACGGAGCACCTGCTGCCGAGCAACCCACGCGGATCGGACGTCATGGACgtcagcgaggaggaggaggaggatgaggagcgTCTGCCGCACACCGACCCGCCTTGGATCCACGCCAAGGACACAGCCGTGTTTGACCTGGATCGCCTCTTCACCACCACCGCCCAGCCCTCGGCCCCCACCAACCCCTCCAACCCCGACGTCCTCCACGTGGACTTCTTCGACCCCTCCTCTCGTGGTCGCGGCCTTGACCTAGCCCCGCCCTCTCCTTCATCACTGGCCCATGAGCTGCAGGGAGGCGACCCGACCTCCTGGGCGATGCCGGACAACTACGACTACCTCACACCCTACGAGGATGGCGTGTCCCCCACCGCTGACGAGTACACCTACAGCACCACGACCGACGCCTACGAGAGCGACGAAGACCTCCGGCTCTCCGCTGGGTCTCCGGCTCGCTCCAAGCCCCGGGGCCCAGGGTCTGGCCCCCTCATCCCTGGGGCGGCACTTCCTGGTGCGGGAGCTCCGGTACCAAACGTCCCTGTGGCGGCTCCTCCAGTGGCCTCACCGGTGGACGGGTCAGACGGGATGGGCGGATGTCGCGTGGGCTACCAGATGGTGAACGGAAGTTGCCGCTCGCCCTGCGACATGCTGCCCAACTACTGCTTCAACGGGGGACAGTGTTACCTGCTGGAGGGCATGGGAGTCTTCTGCAG ATGTAACGTCCAGGATTACATCTGGCACAAGGGTGCTCGCTGCGAGTCGGTGGTGACCGAGTTCCAGGTGATGTGTCTGGCTGTGGGCGCCTCGGCTCTGGTGGTCCTGCTGCTCTTCATGATCATCGTCTGCTTCGCCAAGAAGCTCCACGTGCTCAAGACGGAGAACAAGAAGCTGCGCAAGCGCAG TAAGTACCGGCCTTCATCGGAGCAGCACAATGATAATTTCTCGCTGTCCACCATCGCTGAGGGCTCCCACCCAAAT GATGATCCTAATTCCCAGAACAAGCTGGAGGACCCGGTGAAGGCCCCGCCCAAGGAGGACGACTCCCTCAACATCCACAACTCTCTGACCCCCAAACACGAGAACCACAAGGTCCTGGGCGAGGAGAACTCCTCGGAGGTAAACTCACTGCAGAACAACATgatgtga
- the cspg5a gene encoding chondroitin sulfate proteoglycan 5 isoform X8 produces the protein MQRKEASFFCTGCWRVVLLSCVMALHLIPLSVHGNVGTNTTEPDSVANVTSLLSEEEGPVKVNEVVVAVTGISTSASPDTVTQRAGRIPRAGEEDEQSSGMFGETVVPALEEVGVAAPPQLSPDSAETEHLLPSNPRGSDVMDVSEEEEEDEERLPHTDPPWIHAKDTAVFDLDRLFTTTAQPSAPTNPSNPDVLHVDFFDPSSRGRGLDLAPPSPSSLAHELQGGDPTSWAMPDNYDYLTPYEDGVSPTADEYTYSTTTDAYESDEDLRLSAGSPARSKPRGPGSGPLIPGAALPGAGAPVPNVPVAAPPVASPVDGSDGMGGCRVGYQMVNGSCRSPCDMLPNYCFNGGQCYLLEGMGVFCRCNVQDYIWHKGARCESVVTEFQVMCLAVGASALVVLLLFMIIVCFAKKLHVLKTENKKLRKRRYWVKCESKFSLCDDLRENQVNLMNKNETCYSQFVASQTKCFFLFFSSVCRLTNRRRKLSV, from the exons gaaACGTGGGGACCAATACCACCGAACCGGACAGTGTGGCCAATGTTACCTCCCTGCTTAGCGAGGAGGAGGGGCCTGTCAAGGTCAATGAGGTCGTCGTCGCGGTAACCGGGATAAGCACCTCAGCCAGTCCAGACACTGTGACCCAGAGGGCGGGCCGGATCCCCCGTGCCGGCGAGGAGGACGAGCAGAGCAGCGGCATGTTCGGTGAAACGGTGGTCCCTGCGTTGGAGGAAGTGGGCGTGGCAGCCCCGCCCCAGCTCAGCCCTGATTCGGCTGAGACGGAGCACCTGCTGCCGAGCAACCCACGCGGATCGGACGTCATGGACgtcagcgaggaggaggaggaggatgaggagcgTCTGCCGCACACCGACCCGCCTTGGATCCACGCCAAGGACACAGCCGTGTTTGACCTGGATCGCCTCTTCACCACCACCGCCCAGCCCTCGGCCCCCACCAACCCCTCCAACCCCGACGTCCTCCACGTGGACTTCTTCGACCCCTCCTCTCGTGGTCGCGGCCTTGACCTAGCCCCGCCCTCTCCTTCATCACTGGCCCATGAGCTGCAGGGAGGCGACCCGACCTCCTGGGCGATGCCGGACAACTACGACTACCTCACACCCTACGAGGATGGCGTGTCCCCCACCGCTGACGAGTACACCTACAGCACCACGACCGACGCCTACGAGAGCGACGAAGACCTCCGGCTCTCCGCTGGGTCTCCGGCTCGCTCCAAGCCCCGGGGCCCAGGGTCTGGCCCCCTCATCCCTGGGGCGGCACTTCCTGGTGCGGGAGCTCCGGTACCAAACGTCCCTGTGGCGGCTCCTCCAGTGGCCTCACCGGTGGACGGGTCAGACGGGATGGGCGGATGTCGCGTGGGCTACCAGATGGTGAACGGAAGTTGCCGCTCGCCCTGCGACATGCTGCCCAACTACTGCTTCAACGGGGGACAGTGTTACCTGCTGGAGGGCATGGGAGTCTTCTGCAG ATGTAACGTCCAGGATTACATCTGGCACAAGGGTGCTCGCTGCGAGTCGGTGGTGACCGAGTTCCAGGTGATGTGTCTGGCTGTGGGCGCCTCGGCTCTGGTGGTCCTGCTGCTCTTCATGATCATCGTCTGCTTCGCCAAGAAGCTCCACGTGCTCAAGACGGAGAACAAGAAGCTGCGCAAGCGCAG ATACTGGGTCAAATGTGAGTCAAAGTTTAGCCTCTGTGACGACTTGAGGGAGAACCAGGTAAATCTGATGAACAAAAATGAAACATGTTATTCTCAGTTTGTTGCATCacagacaaaatgtttttttttgtttttttcttctgtttgccGATTGACAAACAGAAGACGTAAACTTTCTGTCTGA